One Methylobacterium sp. AMS5 genomic region harbors:
- a CDS encoding TetR/AcrR family transcriptional regulator: MRDTRASLLSEAEILVRGRGYSGFSYADLAEAVGIRKASIHHHFRTKEALAQALIEAYDARYDAALDDISGQTADGVARVEAYGRLYLGGVERGLGCLCAALAVELETLPEALRRAITAFFEKHIAWLAGVIEEGQISGSVRAGLDPQAHARMIVATLEGSLLLERFLAGPEGFGRTLAALSDGLRPVRSNGGA; the protein is encoded by the coding sequence ATGAGAGACACGCGCGCATCGCTCCTCAGCGAGGCCGAGATCTTGGTGCGCGGCCGGGGCTATTCCGGCTTCAGCTACGCCGACCTCGCCGAGGCGGTCGGCATCCGCAAGGCGAGCATCCACCACCATTTCCGCACCAAGGAAGCGCTCGCCCAAGCGCTGATCGAGGCCTACGACGCGCGCTACGACGCGGCGCTCGACGACATCTCCGGCCAGACCGCCGACGGGGTGGCGCGGGTCGAGGCCTATGGCCGGCTCTATCTCGGCGGGGTCGAACGGGGACTCGGCTGCCTGTGCGCGGCGCTCGCCGTCGAGTTGGAGACGCTGCCCGAGGCCCTGCGCCGCGCCATCACCGCCTTCTTCGAGAAGCACATCGCCTGGCTCGCCGGCGTGATCGAGGAGGGCCAGATCTCCGGCAGCGTCCGCGCCGGCCTCGACCCGCAGGCCCATGCCCGGATGATCGTGGCGACGCTGGAGGGGTCGTTGCTGCTGGAGCGGTTTCTCGCCGGGCCGGAGGGGTTCGGGCGGACGTTGGCGGCCCTGAGCGACGGGCTGCGGCCGGTCCGTTCGAACGGCGGAGCGTGA
- a CDS encoding GTP-binding protein produces the protein MSDASPLAASQKIPVTVLTGYLGAGKTTLLNRILTEQHGKRYAVIVNEFGEIGIDNDLVVGADEEVFEMNNGCVCCTVRGDLIRIMDGLVKRRGKFDAIIVETTGLADPAPVAQTFFVDQDVGEAARLDAVVTVADAKWLTDRLADAPEAKNQIAFADVILLNKADLVSGQDLDRVEGQIRAINPWAKIHRTERCAIPLDQVLDRNAFDLARILDVEPDFLEEGHHHHHDEQMQSVSAKIDGPVDPEKFMPWISNLTQVQGPDILRCKGIVAFPDEPKRFVFQGVHMILDGDVQGEWGADEPRVSRVVFIGRNLDPEAIREGFFACKV, from the coding sequence ATGTCCGACGCTTCTCCCCTCGCCGCCTCCCAAAAGATCCCCGTGACCGTGCTCACCGGCTATCTCGGAGCCGGCAAGACGACGCTGCTCAACCGCATCCTCACCGAACAGCACGGCAAGCGCTACGCCGTGATCGTCAACGAGTTCGGCGAGATCGGCATCGACAACGACCTCGTGGTCGGCGCCGACGAGGAAGTGTTCGAGATGAACAACGGCTGCGTCTGCTGCACCGTGCGCGGCGACCTGATCCGCATCATGGACGGGCTGGTGAAGCGCCGCGGCAAGTTCGACGCGATCATCGTCGAAACCACGGGGCTCGCCGACCCGGCCCCCGTCGCCCAGACCTTCTTCGTCGATCAGGATGTCGGCGAGGCCGCCCGGCTCGACGCGGTGGTGACGGTGGCCGACGCCAAGTGGCTCACCGACCGGCTCGCCGACGCGCCCGAGGCCAAGAACCAGATCGCCTTCGCCGACGTGATCCTGCTCAACAAGGCCGATCTCGTCTCGGGCCAGGATCTCGACCGGGTCGAGGGCCAGATCCGCGCGATCAACCCCTGGGCCAAGATCCACCGCACCGAGCGCTGCGCGATCCCGCTCGATCAGGTGCTCGACCGCAACGCCTTCGACCTCGCGCGCATCCTCGATGTGGAGCCCGACTTCCTGGAGGAGGGCCACCACCATCACCACGACGAGCAGATGCAGTCCGTCTCGGCCAAGATCGACGGCCCGGTCGATCCGGAGAAGTTCATGCCCTGGATCTCGAACCTGACCCAGGTTCAGGGGCCGGACATCCTGCGCTGCAAGGGCATCGTCGCCTTTCCCGACGAGCCCAAGCGCTTCGTCTTCCAGGGCGTTCACATGATCCTCGACGGCGACGTCCAGGGGGAGTGGGGCGCCGACGAGCCGCGCGTCTCCCGCGTCGTCTTCATCGGCCGCAACCTCGATCCGGAAGCGATCCGCGAAGGCTTTTTCGCCTGCAAGGTCTGA
- a CDS encoding O-antigen ligase family protein: MSSMTAAPTGATATASPWAAVSSPWAAGAWGRVPARRAVQGLASGLHAAFIFFACFAFSDASPYDLVAIPTIVLWLALGIRLHRGALPLVLLLLAYLTAMGIALLPYLDEPLSVTWTVQLFYLAATCIFFAMLYADDTQARIEVALKAYTASCVLSAGLGIVGYLQLLGIEDLFYKYGRASGTFQDPNVFGSFLTLGALYLIHRLLSGATRWPILSLLSLVVVMAGIFLSFSRGSWGGTVVAVAVMVVALYTTSRSRALRRRIVTLGLVTIGFGVVALAGLLSIDSVAQTFQTRAAVTQDYDEGETGRFGNQIRGMGMLLEEPLGLGPLRWRQIFNLEPHNSYIGSFANGGWLAGAAFIALVAATSFVGFRLMLRPSPYRAYAQIVFPALLMFFLQAMQIDVEKWRHVYMMLGMVWALEVARLRAARASLTLLLPRRIGGHPSVVSPAGTGGARASRIGGGGAVSGPEVRP; this comes from the coding sequence ATGTCCTCCATGACAGCCGCGCCGACAGGTGCGACGGCCACCGCCTCGCCGTGGGCCGCGGTTTCATCACCATGGGCCGCGGGCGCCTGGGGCCGCGTCCCCGCCCGCCGCGCGGTCCAGGGCCTGGCGAGCGGCCTCCACGCGGCGTTCATCTTCTTTGCCTGCTTCGCCTTCTCGGACGCCTCGCCCTACGACCTCGTGGCGATTCCGACGATCGTGCTGTGGCTGGCGCTCGGTATCCGCCTGCACCGGGGGGCGCTGCCCCTCGTGCTCCTGCTCCTCGCCTACCTCACGGCGATGGGGATCGCGCTGCTGCCCTATCTCGACGAGCCGCTGTCCGTGACATGGACCGTGCAGCTCTTCTACCTCGCGGCGACCTGCATCTTCTTCGCGATGCTCTACGCCGACGACACGCAGGCGCGCATCGAGGTCGCGCTCAAGGCCTATACCGCGAGCTGTGTGCTCTCGGCGGGCCTCGGCATCGTCGGCTACCTGCAACTGCTCGGCATCGAGGATCTGTTCTACAAGTACGGCCGCGCCTCGGGCACCTTCCAGGATCCGAACGTGTTCGGCTCCTTCCTGACGCTCGGCGCCCTCTACCTGATCCACCGTCTCCTCTCCGGCGCGACCCGGTGGCCGATCCTGTCGCTGCTCAGCCTCGTCGTCGTGATGGCGGGCATCTTCCTGTCCTTCTCCCGCGGCTCCTGGGGCGGGACGGTGGTGGCGGTCGCCGTCATGGTCGTGGCGCTCTACACGACGAGCCGCTCGCGGGCCCTGCGGCGGCGGATCGTCACGCTCGGTCTCGTCACCATCGGCTTCGGCGTGGTCGCGCTCGCGGGATTGCTCTCGATCGACAGCGTCGCCCAGACCTTCCAGACCCGCGCCGCGGTCACGCAGGATTACGACGAGGGCGAGACCGGCCGCTTCGGCAACCAGATCCGCGGCATGGGGATGCTGCTGGAGGAGCCGCTCGGCCTCGGCCCCCTGCGCTGGCGCCAGATCTTCAACCTGGAGCCGCATAACTCCTACATCGGCAGCTTCGCCAACGGCGGCTGGCTCGCGGGCGCCGCCTTCATCGCCCTCGTGGCGGCGACCTCCTTCGTCGGCTTCCGGCTGATGCTGCGCCCTTCGCCCTACCGGGCCTACGCGCAGATCGTGTTCCCGGCGCTGCTGATGTTCTTCCTCCAGGCGATGCAGATCGACGTGGAGAAGTGGCGCCACGTCTACATGATGCTGGGGATGGTCTGGGCGCTGGAGGTGGCTCGCCTGCGCGCGGCACGTGCGTCCTTGACCCTCCTCCTCCCGCGGCGCATCGGAGGACACCCAAGCGTTGTATCGCCGGCAGGGACAGGCGGAGCGCGCGCGAGTAGGATCGGAGGCGGGGGCGCGGTGTCGGGACCGGAGGTGAGGCCGTGA
- a CDS encoding quinoprotein relay system zinc metallohydrolase 2, with protein MSAPVTRRAALFGGFCLCCLPRAGLAVDALTMEEVAPGTFIRRGPDAEATPENADGIANIGFIIGRDGVLVTESGGSLADGQWLRREIARRTDKPIRYVMLTHVHPDHVFGAAAFRGDNPAFVGHAGLRGALDARGTFYRQRLAEILGEEKAGEVVYPTMEVKEGAEIDLGDRTLRLTAHGHAHTSCDLSMLDTGSGLLFPADLLFVGRIPSLDGSLLGWLKEIERLKMVGATDAVPGHGPTRVAFAPAMADLARYLSALRDETRRAVASSVPIETAVRTVALGEKDNWALFDTYNGRNVTQAYQELEWE; from the coding sequence TTGAGCGCCCCCGTCACACGCCGCGCGGCTCTGTTCGGCGGGTTCTGCCTGTGCTGCCTGCCGCGGGCGGGCCTTGCCGTCGATGCCCTGACGATGGAGGAGGTCGCACCCGGCACCTTCATCCGGCGCGGGCCCGATGCCGAGGCGACGCCGGAGAACGCCGACGGGATCGCCAATATCGGTTTCATCATCGGGCGGGACGGGGTGCTCGTCACGGAATCCGGCGGCAGTCTCGCCGACGGGCAGTGGCTGCGCCGGGAGATCGCTCGGCGTACCGACAAGCCGATCCGCTACGTGATGCTCACCCATGTGCATCCCGATCATGTCTTCGGCGCTGCGGCCTTCCGCGGCGACAACCCGGCCTTCGTCGGCCATGCCGGTCTGCGCGGCGCCCTCGATGCGCGGGGCACGTTCTACCGCCAGCGGCTCGCCGAGATCCTCGGGGAGGAGAAGGCGGGCGAGGTGGTCTACCCGACGATGGAGGTGAAGGAGGGCGCCGAGATCGATCTCGGCGACCGCACCCTTCGGCTCACCGCCCACGGCCATGCGCATACGAGCTGCGACCTGTCGATGCTCGACACCGGCAGCGGGCTGCTGTTCCCGGCCGACCTGCTCTTCGTCGGCCGAATCCCCTCGCTCGACGGCAGCCTGCTCGGCTGGCTCAAGGAGATCGAGCGGCTGAAGATGGTGGGCGCCACCGACGCCGTGCCGGGCCACGGCCCGACGCGGGTGGCCTTCGCGCCGGCGATGGCCGACCTCGCGCGTTATCTCTCGGCGCTCCGCGACGAAACCCGCAGGGCGGTGGCCTCCAGCGTGCCGATCGAGACCGCGGTCCGGACCGTTGCGCTGGGGGAGAAAGACAATTGGGCGCTGTTCGACACCTATAACGGTCGCAACGTCACCCAGGCCTACCAAGAACTCGAGTGGGAATAG